The Porites lutea chromosome 11, jaPorLute2.1, whole genome shotgun sequence genome includes a region encoding these proteins:
- the LOC140953025 gene encoding uncharacterized protein isoform X4 has protein sequence MANIGQRVQSQLTSLHETVFKETEMSKENSKKWDPFPPELIARLHHSTTDVNCEVQVLERYLDQVRELITIGGKSNNGLHTFKGVLYEENNNETDENKKKRAKDVELMRGHLQINGGILDHEGLVRRLESDRSKLEVESYNYKQKLKLIKDKLNERGQLDEELDLLTKVECKPDEENEDGFALSELVTLRKERKVLLATVHKLQKKTTNGYKMDHHDTADAAVQCKMNVLGQLGNHGVSLSSVEVEELKTSLLTLQLEHEKLEEKYKSMEEESGKLTEEKRALEDSVNKLRSQITDALDSSLEEMEQLHHQKEELNGKIQLLEAENKKLRENVVELSRKNATHLKALLDEIERKDSLEDAVDYLGTEIQKLNEINSSMVYCAESETSVPRETGEKIHNSGLLSEIKTCKELIDSQTAQIRQLQVDKRDIEDSFINLKREIVVLKTKRGDRRQLDFESVDKESDGSMQPARKSSVERCEFLKQDILRLTKRGTELENVIKALKSDNSNLEEEKVCLLDSLYHQLEKNEKLEVQINKLKSIISENDITIGLDPVTTNHLPNSKQQSDASSDEETDFNGNVVATENITQVSPERDEHSSSTDDGLRMKSVQLSDDLKGVKERLLEIEKENERIKQELQESRRNETELREMVSTMKKEATVSKHQFQKNQEVTNTLQECLREAHEEKQELVESLDEVTEEKAALEKKIETMDKELTSLKENYQRVNGKLEPTTAGMESVEKAKQQMRSIYAKLWELYESLTDKDKDSSSEETATDIKEMSLEEQGNNILSLVEKVQQEVTLLKKELRRVKTDQENLKVKLESSQTEKLSLQKYVRELDEKRRQVKSFITKLTEEKEAMSEQIDEIKQQKNNLADALENVYQSKEGLQYQLEDALCKQHESTMSLTEVSAEVQSLKKSLSRMVEERDALKEALLETTTELHTLKESEAKWKEKVTGAQVEADQSVEDTKDGNKEEEKDVITRLHLENDGLKKQLEELMSTKRSTLGETAAEKEAPVRSSSSPETDLSENHSQGENGIQPSTVLQCESSPPVYEMVTTFDNREFEQPPSNENDLIAPSEARSTLENPPPSDQLESLDVRYNKVCAEKKLLEEDLKRSIEEIEQLKGWFDSISSEKENLEKQQELMIKENKEMLTELEKAKEEEARLKLRVEETSKQGEQLAEEKNNLEKRYSEMAEEKERTAWESETRTIEVARLLEQMDSLEEQLQGKSYELAEMENNLKHVTKEKEDLDGLVNGIKKEKEDLKAKLEKHINEYKAFQETLAESETQKTVQDEELKKSKQEFQDTTKKLRDEIETLTSTLKGVQGKLDTAEDDLELAEEEKNKLLVQVTQFEENEKLLGDQMTAKSREISDLKEKVEKLDGDKQFLTNKLEETKIESNSMRDQLKELRDQALDLHALIDESVVKKSAQQSEGTQQGEANLQYVFQYVVAVLEEKGSLKAKLEDAENSSREIQDDNKQLLQERTELTIQLHEALGKEGVDEPSSPTTTRYDETRLSREISDVRSLIEKLSLQKEKLGAALAHKESQIAAVTAEAVEKTKMLENKEKEAESLSLTQAEVTVALEQATKASDELLAELECEKKNVSRLTQELENAKDQSSDLGVALAQAKSSSDKLLSELEREKNTVASLSQELEHATSEEKEHTLCINRLEEEKKAFMMALNKSRELEKRLNRAQEENIKIREENNKLEANVEAQAASILSFETMNKESELRWRNDLDEKDEQLECLKEEIKKSSIAMTDLLRVVDDQKSKIAKLEKNCDEAEKSQKEAVDEVNNLQKKLDEETEGKKALDEKLKEVQEMIAKSEDENEILKQQIAGHDRERLTLEQSVKELETKNKDKAKRLLDLNCSKTFLEDECKKSNSEVTSLKEDLASKSSSLENIQKELNRSKDFYQEGKSKYDQLKKDREDLKKSLDAAENKLRKAEATTRTTIEQNEKLTKRLEAIEKEMASLNSAFGEAQNKEQTLLNEVNTETVRIETELESLRHECDTLQKKLNETIERNGELEKELELKISVEKDLAKLTEEHKALKAFSQKLVDDKVDQEQTRKEKRELEKQLRREKSERASIEEEMERLREEHEAIKISSQNNVAQDQTNADNLLQSGNEEIIACVQGGLLSSEVEMEYGLRSAKDQEDGSVEDKLSKERELNAELHEEIEELIEEKDELNEIIDELRSKTKKLQTDVDTLIDEKESLEDKLDENEKHYKEELGSLDDANKELSKKLEVLLKDKNMLREEIKAKEQEYRKVLEERKKLEEALEKSDQGVKIRVPKKGDQGVRNGTEEKLTKSKEKVKELERKMNATRLEKQEVMNQLGNKKSENSTLRKAVEEITSAKEEAEKKLQQTEKDLYDEIDHLQKALDEKSNRVTSLEEEVMDYKRSGGTEVKLKKPKKEVEELEELRIELNEKDKKIDSLEKEFATHKQSASDREQEIHLHLDRIQQKLADKDKKIASLEEEIDGFKRTRQKEKGNIEKNKDGTTAKDYGDKLSKLQSELAEKEMRIGSLEEAIVEYKRSRFEEEKDFQMKEAHLAAAREEFYKTMKERCEDEERLESIRRANNRLQEALELAREKEKRLRKELQQATGRERSHSLVSEGRLRSSSAGNLLESGVSEFNLSPQTTVTSSSLEKARKEIAMLEEHEHELRSELRKARDQVFDLHLELSDALHALRQKERLHEQERKLFQSSIEDMEKEYNKMRKEFSSLISMEKNRSSFITVVELKGSLKKAESDMLEAIAKTAELLSRAKNDIRESRRNSISEDADRSKERTRSFIEQSTQENKELLKQLDDAWKERDRLAKRLKRSESAQVILKQILNESLVEVERFKQLVDCTEKPEKRRRASTGRQKKVVNTQELETQSDLTATDLEEAERLKDSLEDLRRNIRGLEECLSQERSKGEGNLLGYLREKNRLNAEITALKECAQESNKRKDSLHSKVHDLQEKLELAQKEKTAVELEVSEVRFEVDKLRNLSYDERAEKNSWIQENAELKKTLQETRGKDGKIMKESEKVKELKKDKERLSAENETLKKNVKDLKKELDKSNKDNFAAICKELENAKHRISELSNAKEVAINKNMAIESELKATKESLKALQTEQYELQNENNNLDENCKELENERTQLVEDAHSFKVTMENKNQDLLSKIHSKEHEAILLHTRVEELSTIQRKLENDCRGLEKDKETALSRVRQLEYDKQRIETVNREQRAEIEHLLLDKGNHKELNDKLRSLFAEKDKLEEMNRKLEMDVRDLYKALETKGEDVNKVVEELKDMASKVKKLEAEKERETYLKEQLAEQVIEKDNAMKMRTKLLSDRLDALLKETENLKNSSGKMEQMGIEYRRLEDENLQLIETTQKLREEIVGLKKENDLLRRACQQLRGRKAVSEEKEVSEVSRSEVSSRPVNGSLKKLSASRFDPIDERVTAERTSVVNGAPDKRRKSHDAVPGDIKLSKGLQAPMPPYNGEGRGRQLQRVPPRDKKRSHSSPAVKRYPGSPEMKRRAAPSSKGPSPPSTDSSRSSETDRSVCKSSYCSPILSVVETCPLHRQPPVERPPPPVPNQCPICKKERRRPGMAPGMRPVEFAPLEKYV, from the coding sequence ATGGCAAACATAGGCCAGAGAGTGCAGTCTCAGCTAACCTCTCTACACGAAACAGTCTTCAAAGAAACAGAGATGTCCAAAGAGAACAGCAAAAAGTGGGATCCGTTTCCCCCAGAACTGATTGCCAGGCTTCATCACAGTACCACTGACGTTAACTGCGAAGTGCAAGTCCTGGAGAGGTATCTAGACCAAGTGCGGGAATTGATAACAATCGGTGGGAAAAGTAACAATGGACTTCACACCTTCAAAGGAGTGTTGTACGAGGAGAACAACAATGAAACAGACGAGAACAAGAAGAAGCGTGCCAAAGATGTAGAATTGATGAGGGGGCACCTTCAAATAAACGGAGGGATACTTGATCACGAGGGGTTGGTTCGACGGCTGGAAAGCGATCGTTCAAAACTGGAAGTAGAAAGTTACAAttacaagcaaaaattaaagCTAATAAAGGACAAACTAAACGAGCGTGGGCAGCTTGATGAAGAACTGGATTTACTGACCAAAGTAGAATGCAAACCCGATGAGGAAAACGAAGATGGATTTGCTTTGTCAGAACTTGTCActttaagaaaagaaaggaaagttcTGCTAGCGACAGTCCAtaaattacaaaagaaaacgACGAATGGATACAAAATGGACCATCACGATACCGCCGACGCTGCAGTTCAGTGTAAAATGAACGTCCTTGGACAGTTAGGGAACCATGGTGTTTCTCTTTCCAGCGTGGAGGTGGAAGAACTCAAGACTAGTTTACTGACTCTGCAACTGGAACATGAGAAGCTGGAAGAAAAATATAAGTCAATGGAGGAAGAAAGTGGCAAGCTCACAGAGGAAAAAAGGGCGCTCGAAGACAGCGTGAACAAGTTAAGGAGCCAAATAACCGATGCCTTAGATTCCAGCCTCGAAGAAATGGAACAATTACATCACCAAAAAGAAGAGCTTAATGGCAAAATTCAACTCTTGGaagcagaaaacaaaaagttacgAGAAAATGTCGTTGAACTGTCGAGGAAAAATGCAACACACTTGAAAGCTCTGCTTGACGAAATCGAACGAAAGGATTCCCTAGAGGACGCAGTCGATTACTTAGGTACCGAGATTCAAAAGCTCAATGAAATCAATAGCAGCATGGTTTATTGTGCAGAAAGTGAGACAAGCGTCCCACGGGAAACGGGTGAAAAAATTCATAACTCGGGTCTCTTAAGTGAAATAAAGACATGCAAAGAGTTGATCGATTCTCAAACAGCTCAAATACGGCAACTTCAAGTGGACAAAAGAGATATCGAGGACAGTTTTATTAACCTAAAGAGAGAGATTGTTGTTCTTAAAACCAAACGTGGCGATAGGCGACAATTGGACTTTGAAAGTGTCGATAAAGAAAGTGATGGTAGCATGCAACCCGCTCGGAAGAGTTCAGTGGAGCGTTGCGAGTTTCTTAAACAAGACATCCTTCGTCTCACCAAACGCGGAACCGAACTTGAGAATGTTATAAAAGCTCTCAAGTCAGACAACTCGAAtttggaagaagaaaaagtgtgtttGCTGGATTCGCTTTACCATCAACTGGAGAAGAATGAGAAACTTGAAGTACAAATCAACAAACTGAAGAGCATAATTAGCGAGAACGATATCACTATAGGATTAGATCCAGTAACAACAAACCACCTACCTAACAGCAAACAGCAAAGTGATGCATCAAGCGATGAAGAGACAGACTTCAATGGAAATGTTGTGGCTACTGAAAATATCACTCAAGTTTCTCCGGAGAGAGACGAACACAGTTCTtctaccgacgacggtttacgAATGAAGTCAGTTCAGCTGAGCGACGATCTGAAAGGTGTAAAAGAGCGAttgcttgagattgaaaagGAGAATGAGAGAATCAAACAGGAGCTACAGGAGAGTAGGAGAAACGAAACGGAACTGCGAGAAATGGTGTCAACGATGAAGAAAGAAGCCACAGTGAGTAAGCATCAGTTCCAAAAGAATCAAGAGGTAACTAACACACTCCAAGAATGTCTACGTGAAGCACACGAAGAGAAACAGGAGCTAGTCGAATCCCTTGATGAGGTCACGGAAGAAAAGGCTgctttggagaaaaaaattgaaacgaTGGATAAAGAGCTGACATCACTTAAAGAAAATTATCAACGAGTGAATGGCAAATTAGAGCCAACTACAGCTGGAATGGAGAGTGTTGAGAAAGCTAAACAGCAAATGAGATCTATTTATGCCAAACTATGGGAACTTTACGAATCCTTGACAGATAAAGATAAAGACAGTAGCTCTGAGGAAACCGCCACCGACATAAAAGAAATGTCGCTGGAGGAACAAGGGAACAACATTCTTTCACTGGTTGAAAAAGTTCAACAGGAAGTTACCCTCCTTAAGAAGGAACTTAGGAGAGTGAAGACTGACCAGGAAAACCTAAAGGTCAAATTGGAATCGTCTCAAACGGAAAAGTTGTCGCTGCAGAAATACGTTCGAGAACTTGATGAGAAGCGAAGACAAGTAAAGAGCTTCATCACCAAGCTCACCGAGGAGAAAGAGGCAATGTCAGAGCAAATAGACGAGATCAAACAACAGAAGAACAATTTAGCTGACGCTTTGGAAAACGTTTATCAAAGCAAAGAGGGCCTGCAGTATCAATTGGAAGATGCTTTATGTAAGCAGCACGAAAGTACCATGTCACTAACGGAGGTGTCAGCGGAGgttcaaagtttgaagaaatcaCTTTCTAGGATGGTAGAAGAGCGTGATGCTTTAAAGGAAGCGCTGCTCGAGACCACCACCGAGCTCCACACACTTAAGGAATCCGAAGCTAagtggaaagaaaaagttaCTGGAGCTCAAGTCGAGGCAGACCAAAGTGTTGAAGACACAAAAGACGGGAacaaagaagaggaaaaagatgTTATTACTCGCCTACACTTGGAGAATGATGGACTGAAGAAACAACTAGAGGAGCTAATGTCAACTAAGCGCTCCACACTAGGTGAAACTGCTGCAGAGAAGGAAGCTCCAGTTCGGTCAAGCAGCAGCCCTGAAACCGATCTTAGCGAGAATCATTCGCAGGGTGAAAATGGCATACAACCTAGCACAGTACTGCAATGCGAAAGCAGCCCTCCCGTTTACGAAATGGTTACAACGTTTGACAACAGAGAGTTCGAGCAGCCTCCAAGTAACGAAAACGATTTGATAGCTCCAAGTGAGGCACGTTCAACCCTTGAAAACCCGCCTCCCAGCGATCAACTGGAATCACTTGATGTACGTTACAATAAAGTGTGTGCAGAAAAGAAGCTACTTGAAGAGGACCTGAAGCGAAGTATCGAAGAGATTGAACAGCTAAAGGGCTGGTTTGACTCCATTTCATCCGAGAAGGAAAACTTAGAGAAACAACAAGAGTTGATGAtcaaggaaaataaagaaatgctTACAGAACTGGAAAAAGCCAAGGAGGAAGAGGCGAGACTAAAGCTTCGCGTTGAAGAAACTTCCAAACAGGGGGAACAACTTgctgaggaaaaaaataatctTGAGAAGAGGTATAGTGAAATggctgaagaaaaagaaaggactGCATGGGAAAGTGAAACACGAACCATTGAAGTCGCACGGCTCTTAGAGCAAATGGACTCACTGGAAGAACAGCTTCAGGGAAAATCGTATGAGCTTGCCGAAATGGAGAATAACTTAAAACATgtgacaaaagaaaaagaagatctGGATGGCTTAGTGAATggaattaagaaagaaaaagaggatcTTAAAGCTAAACTAGAGAAACATATCAACGAATACAAGGCTTTTCAAGAGACTTTAGCGGAATCTGAGACTCAAAAGACCGTACAAGATGAAGAGCTCAAAAAGTCCAAGCAGGAGTTTCAAGACACTACAAAGAAGTTAAGAGATGAAATCGAGACCCTAACTAGCACGCTGAAAGGTGTTCAAGGGAAACTTGACACCGCCGAGGACGATTTGGAACTTgctgaagaagagaaaaataagTTGTTGGTCCAAGTCACCcagtttgaagaaaatgaaaagctcCTTGGGGATCAAATGACTGCGAAGTCTCGAGAAATCTCCGACCTgaaagaaaaagtggaaaaactcGATGGCGACAAACAATTCCTCACAAACAAGTTAGAGGAAACAAAGATTGAAAGTAATTCCATGCGAGATCAGCTTAAGGAACTAAGAGACCAAGCTTTGGATTTGCACGCTCTTATCGACGAATCAGTGGTTAAGAAATCTGCGCAACAATCTGAAGGTACCCAACAAGGAGAGGCAAATCTTCAATACGTTTTTCAATATGTTGTTGCTGTCTTAGAAGAAAAGGGATCTTTAAAAGCAAAGCTAGAGGACGCTGAAAATTCAAGCCGCGAAATTCAAGATGATAACAAACAGCTCCTTCAAGAGCGAACAGAGCTAACAATTCAACTACATGAGGCACTGGGCAAAGAGGGCGTTGATGAACCATCGTCACCGACCACGACGCGGTATGATGAGACCCGATTGTCACGTGAGATCAGCGATGTCCGTAGTCTTATTGAAAAGCTAAGCTTACAGAAGGAGAAGTTAGGAGCTGCTTTGGCGCACAAGGAAAGTCAAATTGCTGCTGTAACTGCTGAGGCTGTCGAGAAGACAAAAATgttggaaaataaagaaaaagaggcAGAGTCGCTGAGCTTAACCCAAGCGGAAGTGACGGTAGCGTTGGAACAGGCGACAAAAGCGTCGGATGAATTGCTAGCTGAACTAGAATGcgagaagaaaaacgtttcaagACTGACTCAAGAACTAGAAAATGCAAAGGACCAGAGTTCAGATTTGGGAGTAGCACTGGCACAGGCGAAGAGCAGTTCTGACAAGTTGCTCTCTGAACTGGAACGCGAAAAGAACACAGTTGCAAGCTTAAGTCAAGAACTGGAGCATGCAACGAGCGAGGAAAAAGAGCATACCCTTTGCATCAATAGACTAGAAGAGGAGAAGAAGGCGTTCATGATGGCTTTAAACAAATCTCGAGAGCTTGAAAAGCGCTTGAACAGAGCGCAGGAGGAGAATATCAAGATACGAGAAGAGAACAATAAGCTAGAAGCCAATGTAGAAGCTCAAGCAGCTTCAATTTTGTCATTTGAGACGATGAACAAAGAAAGTGAGTTGAGATGGAGGAACGATCTCGATGAAAAAGACGAACAGCTTGAATGTCTTAAGGAGGAAATCAAGAAGTCGAGCATTGCAATGACAGACTTGCTAAGAGTCGTAGATGACCAAAAGAGTAAAATTGCTAAGCTCGAAAAGAACTGTGATGAAGCCGAGAAATCACAGAAAGAGGCCGTCGATGAGGTGAATAATTTGCAAAAGAAACTGGATGAGGAGACGGAAGGAAAGAAAGCGTTGGATGAGAAGTTGAAAGAGGTGCAAGAAATGATAGCCAAAAGCGAAGACGAAAACGAAATTCTTAAGCAGCAGATAGCGGGCCATGATAGAGAAAGGTTGACTCTAGAACAGAGTGTAAAAGAGTTGGAAactaaaaataaagacaaagcAAAACGTTTGCTGGACTTGAACTGCAGCAAAACGTTTCTAGAAGATGAGTGTAAAAAGTCGAACTCGGAGGTAACGTCTCTAAAAGAAGACCTCGCAAGCAAGAGTTCGTCCTTGGAAAACATTCAAAAGGAACTGAATCGTTCAAAAGATTTTTACCAGGAAGGGAAAAGCAAATATGATCAGCTGAAAAAAGATAGAGAAGACTTGAAGAAGTCTCTAGATGCTGCAGAGAATAAATTGAGAAAAGCCGAAGCCACAACCAGAACGACCATAGAGCAGAACGAAAAGTTGACAAAGAGGTTAGAAGCCATTGAGAAAGAAATGGCTTCTCTTAATTCAGCATTTGGAGAAGCACAGAATAAGGAACAAACTCTGTTGAACGAAGTGAACACCGAGACAGTACGAATAGAAACCGAGTTGGAGAGTTTAAGACATGAATGTGATACCctacaaaagaaattgaacgAGACAATCGAGAGAAATGGCGAGCTTGAGAAAGAACTTGAGTTGAAGATATCCGTAGAAAAGGACTTGGCAAAACTTACAGAGGAACATAAGGCTCTTAAAGCGTTCTCTCAGAAGTTAGTCGATGATAAAGTTGATCAGGAACAAACACGAAAGGAAAAACGCGAGCTGGAAAAGCAACTTCGTCGCGAGAAGAGCGAGAGAGCGAGTATTGAAGAGGAAATGGAACGTCTCCGGGAAGAACACGAGGCTATTAAAATTTCGTCCCAAAATAACGTCGCTCAAGACCAGACAAATGCCGATAACTTACTGCAAAGTGGAAATGAAGAAATAATCGCATGTGTCCAGGGAGGCTTGCTTTCATCTGAAGTAGAAATGGAATACGGTTTAAGATCAGCTAAAGATCAGGAGGATGGTTCTGTTGAAGACAAATTATCCAAGGAGCGCGAATTAAATGCCGAACTACATGAAGAAATAGAAGAGCTTATTGAGGAGAAAGACGAGCTGAACGAGATTATCGATGAGTTGAGATCCAAGACGAAAAAACTACAAACAGATGTGGACACTTTGATTGACGAAAAGGAAAGCTTAGAAGACAAACTGGACGAGAATGAAAAACACTACAAGGAAGAGTTGGGATCACTAGACGACGCAAACAAGGAATTGTCGAAAAAGCTGGAAGTTCTTCTGAAGGATAAGAACATGCTTCGGGAAGAAATTAAAGCAAAAGAACAGGAGTATCGAAAAGTTcttgaagaaaggaaaaagttaGAGGAAGCGTTAGAGAAAAGCGATCAAGGAGTAAAAATCCGCGTCCCCAAGAAAGGTGATCAAGGAGTTCGAAATGGCACCGAGGAGAAGCTAACTAAAAGTAAAGAGAAAGTGAAGGAGCTGGAACGTAAGATGAATGCAACGCGCCTTGAAAAGCAAGAGGTGATGAACCAGTTAGGAAACAAAAAGAGTGAGAACTCGACTTTGCGTAAGGCAGTAGAGGAGATAACTTCAGCAAAAGAGGAAGCTGAAAAGAAACTGCAACAAACGGAGAAAGACCTTTATGATGAAATCGACCATCTACAGAAAGCGTTGGATGAGAAGAGCAATCGCGTTACATCTCTTGAGGAAGAAGTCATGGACTATAAAAGATCAGGAGGAACTGAGGTGAAGCTGAAGAAACCAAAGAAAGAAGTGGAAGAACTTGAAGAGCTACGGATCGAATTGaacgaaaaagacaaaaagattGACTCCCTTGAAAAGGAGTTTGCTACGCACAAACAATCGGCATCGGACCGAGAGCAAGAGATTCATCTCCATCTAGATCGAATACAACAAAAGTTGGCCGATAAGGACAAGAAAATTGCCTCGcttgaagaagaaatagacgGGTTCAAACGAacaagacaaaaagaaaagggaaacaTTGAAAAGAACAAAGATGGAACAACGGCAAAGGACTATGGAGATAAACTTTCAAAACTTCAAAGCGAACTAGCTGAAAAGGAGATGAGAATAGGTTCGCTCGAAGAAGCAATAGTAGAATATAAGCGTTCACGATTTGAAGAAGAGAAAGATTTCCAGATGAAAGAAGCGCATTTGGCGGCAGCTCGTGAAGAATTCTACAAAACTATGAAAGAAAGATGCGAGGACGAAGAACGATTAGAAAGTATAAGACGTGCAAACAACCGCCTTCAGGAGGCTCTAGAACTCgctagagaaaaagaaaaacgactgAGGAAAGAACTACAACAAGCAACAGGTAGAGAACGGTCGCACAGCTTGGTCTCTGAAGGGAGGCTCCGAAGTTCTTCGGCTGGAAATTTGTTGGAATCCGGAGTTTCCGAGTTCAACCTGAGCCCACAAACAACTGTCACGTCGAGCTCGCTTGAAAAAGCTAGGAAAGAAATAGCTATGCTGGAAGAACACGAGCACGAGCTGCGGAGCGAACTAAGGAAAGCACGCGATCAAGTATTCGATCTGCACTTGGAACTGTCCGATGCGTTACACGCGTTGAGACAGAAAGAACGACTCCACGAACAAGAACGCAAGCTATTTCAATCCAGCATCGAAGACATGGAGAAAGAGTACAACAAAATGCGCAAAGAGTTTTCGTCGCTTATATCCATGGAGAAGAACAGGTCTTCGTTCATCACTGTAGTTGAACTCAAAGGAAGTTTGAAGAAAGCAGAGTCGGATATGCTCGAGGCAATCGCCAAGACAGCCGAATTGTTAAGTCGAGCAAAGAACGACATTAGGGAGAGCAGGCGGAATTCTATCAGTGAAGATGCTGACAGATCCAAAGAACGCACTAGAAGCTTTATAGAACAGTCTACACAGGAGAACAAAGAGCTTCTAAAACAGCTAGATGACGCATGGAAAGAGCGGGATAGACTTGCTAAAAGACTCAAGCGTTCCGAAAGTGCCCAAGTCATCTTGAAGCAAATATTAAATGAGTCGTTAGTTGAAGTTGAAAGATTTAAACAGCTCGTCGACTGTACGGAAAAACCGGAGAAACGACGAAGAGCGAGCACTGGTAGACAAAAGAAGGTGGTCAATACGCAAGAATTAGAGACGCAAAGTGACCTGACGGCAACTGATTTAGAAGAGGCTGAGCGTCTTAAAGACAGTCTTGAAGACCTTCGAAGGAATATTAGAGGTTTAGAAGAGTGTCTAAGCCAGGAAAGATCCAAGGGCGAAGGAAATCTTCTTGGTTACTTGAGGGAGAAAAACCGACTGAATGCTGAAATAACCGCTTTGAAGGAGTGTGCGCAAGAATCTAACAAGAGGAAAGACTCACTGCATTCAAAGGTTCACGATCTGCAAGAAAAATTAGAGCTTGCTCAGAAGGAGAAAACAGCTGTCGAGCTTGAGGTTTCGGAAGTCCGGTTCGAGGTCGATAAACTTCGTAATCTGTCGTACGATGAACGGGCAGAGAAGAACTCATGGATACAAGAAAACGCCGAATTGAAGAAAACTCTACAGGAAACGAGAGGAAAAGACGGGAAAATAATGAAAGAATCGGAAAAAGTAAAGGAATTGAAAAAGGACAAAGAGCGCTTATCTGCGGAAAATGAAACACTGAAAAAGAATGTGAAGGACCTCAAAAAAGAACTAGACAAATCAAACAAAGATAATTTTGCCGCGATCTGTAAAGAACTGGAAAATGCTAAACACCGAATCAGTGAACTATCCAACGCCAAAGAAGTTGCCATtaacaaaaacatggcgataGAATCTGAACTTAAAGCGACAAAGGAGAGTTTGAAAGCCTTACAAACGGAACAGTACGAACTTCAGAACGAGAACAATAATTTGGACGAAAACTGTAAAGAATTGGAAAACGAAAGAACTCAACTAGTCGAGGACGCACACTCATTTAAAGTGACAATGGAAAACAAGAATCAAGATTTGCTGTCCAAGATACACTCCAAAGAGCACGAAGCGATCTTACTGCACACAAGGGTGGAGGAACTGAGCACAATCCAAAGGAAGCTCGAAAACGATTGTCGTGGTTtggaaaaagacaaagaaactgCTTTATCTCGAGTGCGACAGCTAGAATACGACAAGCAGCGCATAGAAACAGTCAACCGTGAGCAAAGAGCTGAGATCGAACATCTTCTTCTTGATAAAGGAAATCATAAAGAGCTAAACGACAAACTCAGAAGCCTATTCGCGGAgaaagacaaacttgaagagATGAACAGGAAGCTGGAGATGGACGTAAGAGACCTGTACAAGGCACTGGAGACCAAAGGTGAAGATGTTAACAAAGTTGTCGAAGAATTAAAAGACATGGCTTCCAAG